In Pan paniscus chromosome 15, NHGRI_mPanPan1-v2.0_pri, whole genome shotgun sequence, the sequence ctgAGCCCAAGTCGCCAACCCCGCGCCGCGCGCAGCGAGGGATCAGAAGGTCTCGGACGCCGCGGCAGGGCCGGCCAGGGCCCCACGAGTTAGGGAGTTGCCCCGCACCCCTAAACGCTCAGCACCCATTTACGGTTGAAAGTACGCACTTGACGCGTCCGGGCGCCTCCGCGGTGAGTCGCGCCGCCGCTCTCGGGGTCCGCGAAGGTGGCTCAGTTCGGGCGCTCCAGTCTCGACGTTCCCGGGGTAGAGAGCAACGTCCGGGGACGAACGGGACGGGTGCGCCCAGCGGCCGGGGCTGCGCTGGGCGAGGCAAGCGGCGAGAGGGGAGCGCTCCGGCGTTCAGGCAACAGCTACCCCTAGTGGGAGAGCCGCCCGGGGCCGGCGCCGCCCCGCGCCCGCTGCCCCGCGCCCCACGCCCGTGGCGCCCCGCGCCCGGGTCGGCTGGGGGCGCAGGGCCGGCGCCGCTTTCCCCAGCTCTCCGGTCTCCGGCGCCCGGCGGTAACCCGCCCGCGGGCTCTGCCCTCCGCACCTCTCAGCCGGGCCCCGGCGGCCGCTGACCCAGGAACCGCGGCGCCCCGCTGGAACGAGATGGGACGGGGCGGGCGCGGCCAGGGCGGCGCGGGCTGGGGCGGCGCGCGGCAGCCTCGGGCAGCGGCGGGGGGCGCGGAGCGCGGTGTGCGTGGCGGGGCGGTGCGGGGGGCGGCCGTGTGCGAGGCGCGAGTGTGAGCGCGCGCGGGAGGCGGGCGGGCGGGCTCCGGCAGGCGAGCGGCGCCCGCGGGCGAGCCAGGAAGGCGGCGGGAACGCAAAGTTGCCTCCTCGCTGGCCCGCGTCCTCGGTGGGGCTGGAGCCGGGGCCACCGAAGCGGCGGCCGCGGACCCGGCCTCCCGCGGCACCTGGGCAGCGGCCCCGCACGAGCGGCAGCGGCGTGGGCGGCGTTGGCGGCGGCGCGCGGGAAGCGAACCGGAGCTCCGGCGCGGCTCGGCGGCCGCCGGGGAGCTCGGCTCAGGTGCGCGGCGAGGGGGGCGCGGGCCGGAGCCAGGCGGCGGGGACCAGGGCGGCGCGCAGCGCTCGCGCCAGCTGGAGGACCTCCCCAGCGGACGCCCAGGTCCCTGGTCGGGCTCCCGGTCCCCAGCGGCAGCGGCTACCGGAGTCCCCCGCCCCCGAGAGCTGGCTGCGGGGCCCGGGCCCGCCCCCACCGGCCCCAGGCCCGGCCGCTCCGCCCTCCGCCCGCCTGCGCCCGCCCTCAGCCCAAGATTTCTAGGGCATTGGCCGCGCTGCTGGGTGATCCCTCCGGGCTCAAGTTGCAAGGGGGCGGGCCGGGTCGGAGGTGGAGTCTCCCGCCAATTGAAGCCTCCGCTATAAATTGAACTCCCTGCACTGCCGAAGCCCAGATGCCTCGCCAGGCCGCGTCGCGGTTGGTGGTCGGAGAGGGCGAGGGGTCCCAGGGGGCTTCGGGGCCTGCAGCCACCATGCTCCGCTCCCTGCTGCTTCACTCCTTGAGGCTCTGCGCCCAGACCGCCTCGTGCCTCGTGCTCTTCCCGCGCTTCCTCGGCACGGCCTTCATGCTCTGGCTTCTCGATTTCTTGTGTATCCGCAAGCATTTCCTGGGCCGCCGCCGCCGGGGGCAGCCCGAGCCCGAAGTGGAGCTCAACAGTGAAGGCGAGGAGGTGCCCCCCGATGACCCGCCCATCTGCGTGTCCGACGACAATCGCCTGTGCACCCTGGCGTCGCTCAAGGCGGTGTGGCATGGCCAGAAGTTGGATTTCTTCAAGCAGGCGCACGAGGGTGGTCCGGCGCCCAACTCCGAGGTGGTTCTGCCCGACGGCTTCCAGAGCCAGCACATCCTCGACTACGCGCAAGGGAACCGCCCGCTGGTTCTCAATTTCGGCAGCTGCACCTGACCACCGTTCATGGCGCGCATGAGCGCCTTCCAGCGCCTGGTCACCAAGTACCAGCGCGACGTCGACTTCCTCATCATCTACATCGAGGAAGCGCACCCCTCCGACGGCTGGGTCACCACGGACTCTCCCTACATCATCCCACAGCACCGGAGCCTGGAGGACCGGGTCAGCGCAGCGAGGGTACTGCAGCAAGGTGCACCCGGCTGTGCTCTGGTCCTCGACACCATGGCCAACTCCAGCAGCTCGGCCTATGGCGCCTACTTCGAGCGTCTCTATGTCATCCAGAGTGGCACTATTATGTACCAGGGCGGCCGTGGCCCCGACGGCTACCAGGTCTCTGAGCTGCGCACTTGGTTGGAACGCTATGATGAGCAACTGCACGGCGCTCGGCCCCGGAGGGTGTAAACATCCAACGGACAATTGACTGAACTTGGTGGGCTGGGCCTTCGAGCCTTCGAAGCCCACGTGCAAGCGCCTCAAACCAAGTCACGCTTGGCGAGGCCCCAGTGACACTGATGTGCTGAGCCACCATTTCAGACTGAGTCTGCACCCTCAGCCACATGAACAATCTCCCCTACCTCCCTGGGACTCTGCTTCTGTAACTGTCTCATTCACACCTGCCTGGCTCACTGGAAATCCTCTTTTGAGCGCGGGATATGGCTTGCCCTTGTCCGTGTGCCCCCAGGACTTTGCCTCTACAGCATtttcttacaccccctccccaGCGTGCCCTCAGCCAAGTGCTTTGGCCCGGTGCTTCCCGCAACTGCACAGAGACCTTGGCCACGCCCGCGCGCCCTGAGCGCAGCTGGGTTCCAGGAGACTCTCAGCTCAGCTGAGCTAGTTGCCTGGCACCCACCTGTCGCGCGCGGAGAGGGGGTTCCCTGTTGCTTTTGTGTCTGTTTCCTGTCCCTGGTAGGGGAAGTGATGTcggggatggggagggggtgggcaggGTAGTTTCCCCCGCTTGTTTTGGGTGCACAGGAGCCCCACTGCTGATGACGAACTATCTCTAACTGGTCTTGACCACGAGCTAGTTCTGAATTGCAGGGGCCTCAAAGCAGCACCTAAACCTTGAGGGGGAGGGTGCTCTGGGTTTCCGTGAGGTAACCACCTTAAATGGGAGGGAAGTTGGGGTGTCTGCTTTGGGACCAGAGGAAGATAGCTTGAGAGCCATTGGCGAGGTTCGCAGCGCcccagggagagagaaaaagcgGAGACTCCTGGGGAATGACGTTGGGGTGATGGAGTCCGGGGAAAGAGAGGTGGGGGGAGAGCCTGAGGTCCCCAAGTGAGGGGAGTCCTAGGCAGAGCTGCTGATTgtggggctgggaggtggagggccCCTGATTCGAAGGCCATTTGGTGAGTGTTTTGCTGGAAATATTTCCTGTATATAAACTTCTTTCAATCTACAATAATAAAGGCTTGAGGTAAACTGCTTTCTGGTTGCCTTTGgtccctttattttcttttccctctgaaTAGCGGCAGGAATTAAACACAAATCCCTCCCTCGCGTCCCCGTAGTGACCTTGGGAAGCGGGACGGGAAGGAGCCTAGGCTGGCAGGGGCGCTGGAGGaggatggaggaggaagagggtctGCGGCGGTGCCCGGGGCGCTCCTACAACCGCACGCACCCACCTGGACGGGGAACTTAGCTGCGGGAGAAGAGCGAGGTAGCGGAGCGCCGCGGGATCCTGGAAAGCGGCGGGAGAGGCAAGGGGGTCCTCTCTTGCTCCCGCGCGCGCACACACAGACCGAACAGATGCAGCTGCCCCTGCAGCCGCCGGTCTAACTTAACTGAGTATCCGGCGGTGTGTGGAGGGGGTTGGGTGAGGTGGAGGGCGAGAGGGGCTTTGGATCCGGTACAGCCTGGCTCCCGACCGCTGCAGGCACCACTGCGCACCTGACTCCTCCCTGGCCCCCTTCCGGCACCTGCAACCTTGCCTCTTGCCCACCCGCTCCAGGCAGCTGAGGTCCGCGGGAGGCGCGCCTTGGCAGAGGGGCGCCCTCACTCCAGCTGCGGCTCCTATTGCCGGGCCAGCGTGCTGCTGGGTGCGCCCCCTGCCCAGGACCCCCCCTCCTCCTGTCCCTCCTCCGCTTCCCCAAGCTCCAGTCAAACCCCACCACCCGCTCCgggctgggaagcagaggtgggaggccGCTGggatgaagagagagagacaagggagAGGTGAATGGTGGATTCCAGGGCTGGGGCGGGGATTCGGGGCCTTAGGCACAGGTCCCCTCTTGCAGTCACGGCCAGGGGCTCGCTCTCGCGCAATCCCCGCCCTCACTGTCTCGCCTGTTGCGCCCGGAGTGAGGGCGACCCGGGGGGCGCGGGATTAGCTTAGCCCGCAGCCCCTGTGCCAGCGAAACCTTGAACATGAAGTGAAAGGTGGGGGACACAGTGAAAGCCGCTGAGGCGGGAGTGTACGGATCCAGGTGAGGGGACTGGGCACGGCAACTTCCCTGGCGCGCCAGGACAATGCCTGGGAACCCAGGACTGTCAGGGTCGCCGGGGGTGGGGGTGAGTAGTGTCGGTTTGCGCGCTTGGATGTGAGCGCGGGTGTACATGGCAGGGTTGGGTAGGGGCGCAGAGGGGCGCGGCAGGCAGGATGGAAGAGACGCCCGCGTTCAGCCAACGGCGTCCCTAATTCTGCGCCCAGCCCCCACGCTGCTCCTCCGTAAAAACTTTTTGAAACTGACATCCtaaatttgtggatttttttttcctttaaaagtatctcaattgaaaaataactttaaagaaaaatttggcACCCACGAAATTTCTGCATCTCCTCCCCACTACCACCACCCCCTACCTACCTCCGCGAACGCTCCTTCTCATCCCGAAACCgccaggaagaaaaggagatcGCGGCAGGGACGCGGCCCGGCACCTGGGAGAGTCCTCCCTGACCTCCCCGCACGCGCGGCTGGCCGGGACTGGAGCTTGGTGGCGCGGAGGGTGGCCTGGGACAGCGTCAGCCTCCCGACCCAGCAGAGACCGCTCCAGCCGCTCCGCGTCCCTACCGGTGGCTTGGGGGTCCCCTTGGACGCGCCAAGCGACCTCTCCTACCCGGAAAGCCTGCGCCCCCTGGGCCTCCTGGAGCTTCCCAGATCGAAACTCCAAAAAGCGCTTTCGCGCCGCAGCGCCGGGACCTGCAGCGCCAGCCACTCCCCGCACGGGCCGCACTCGCTCTGGTCGCAGCTCCAGGGAAGTCCCACCACCCccacttttttatttctctcttcttccttcccttcctccctgcttccccttcatctttccttttctttctctcttcctttcccctccttctttttctgtttcttcctttcctttcttctttctctcttttccttgaaaATGTCCCCTATGAAAGCAATGCAAGCTCATTGCCGATACAACAGAACTCCGAGAAGGAACTAAAACCAACCCAACTCTTCCTGCGTGTGGAGCCCCCTCACTCCACACTTGTCTCTCTGTGTCCCTCTCCCTCACACTtgcaaatacatattttgaaaacaagGGCAGGGTGGTGTTATCCTTTTGTAGCCTGCCAGTAACTTCTTACTCCCAGGGCGCCCCTTCTTTCCTGCACCCTTCTTTCCGTGTCCATAAATAAGTCTTGAATAGCCGCGCATCGCACTCAATTGGATGACCAGCAGGGGTCCATGCGTGGGCATCCCAGATGTTAGGGATGTTTCATTATTACAAACAAAGTCGGGGTGAGCAGCCTATGAGCGCAGCTCTGTACCCGGTTACCCCAGCTAGTAACGTGTCTTAAAGTGAAGCAGCTCCGATGAGAAGTATGTACACCTTTAAAGAGATCTGTTTTGCCGCATTTTGCTGAGCTGCCTTCAGGAAGCCTGTTTgacttttattgttttgtattttcccattgctccctctctctccctttatttttaagtgaaaaattacaAAGACAATAGTTGAATCCATCCtccatattaaattttaaatacagaagAACACAGAGCAGAAAATGCAAACCCTCCCTCAGAGCAGGAGCTTTCAAACTATAAATCAGGGCCCAGCAGCGGGGCATGAAATCAATTTATCAGATCAAGTCAAGCATTtggaagaatgaaataaaataaacacagtaaGAATAGCAGCGTACATTTCACCTAGGGTAGCTGGAGTTTCTGCAACTTTGGCTTCAGTTATACCTAtcgtgtgagtgagtgtgtgtgcatatgtgtatgtgggAGTGTATGTGtaagcatgtgtatgtgtgtgtaccaGGCGGTTGAAATGAAGCGTATTTCTCCTGAGGGATCAAAAATGTTTGCAAGCCACCACCTGATCATCCCCATTCCTCCCTCAACCAGGACAGCCCCTGGTGACTGTTGGGTGCGTTTCTCTCCAGATTCTATTTCACATATTGACCGTCCAATATGTAATATCCTCAGATGAGAACAAGCACATTCTCAAACATATTTTCCCTAATTGCAATCATGCCACATAGTGTTTGATGACCTCCCCCCGCCccgactcacacacacacacatacatactctgTTCTCATGCCGTTCCTACCCTGGCCCCCTCACCTGTCAATCCATCTAATCTGAGCAGGTCTGCACCTGTAGGTTGATTTGTGCCTGGCACCATCTGGATGGCTGAGGCCCCTTGAGGAATGCTGGGATCAGtggggaacagagtgaggagACAGCCATTGCTGGTGTCGCAGTTGCCATCACCCTCACAATTAGTATCTTTTCAAGGTCCAGTGTGGCCTTAGCAGATGGTTTAGCCTTGagcaaggagagagaggaggggcatTAAAAGAGTTCATAGAAAGGGTCTTATTTGCCCCTCGAAGGCACAGGTGGCTCCCCAGGACGGCATAGATAGAAGGAAGGGCATCCCTGGCAGAGGGCACTGCCAGTGCAAAGCCCTGGAGGCCTGAAGGTGTATGTCATGTTCAGAAAGCAAGGAGTCCTCAGTGCGGCTACAAAGCAGGAGGGTGACAAGGGCAATGAAGAGGGGGAGAGGCAGAAAGGGGCCCAGCCAGCTTGAGAAGAGCTTTAGGCAACTCTGCTGAGCCTTTGGGGACAGAAGCCTCTGACAGGAAGGTGGGGCAGGCAGTCAGATGGGGAGGACCCACGGGAGGCCTGAGGATGGGGCTGGGGGcacatccatctacccaccccgATGGGGGTGGGCAGGTGCACTTTCAGGGCTCAGGCTGGCATCTCCACCTTCCACCCAGCAACTCTCCTCTAGGAACTTACCTGGAGGGAATAACCAAACTGGTGAGCAAAGGGGTGAAGAGGTACCAGGAGGTTCATGGCCCCCTCTGATCCACCTGCAGGGGAGCAAGAAGAGCAGGGAGTGACACTGGGGCACTTGCTCCGGGGGCCAGGTGCCAGGCAAGTGAATTATCAGGACGACCTGATTTGGTCATCCTAACACTCCTCTTACATGAATATGACCACTCACCCCATTTCATCGAcgaagacactgaggctcagcATGTTTGGAGTGAGCTGGGCAAGGCATCATGGGCTGACCTGTGTTCCTCCAAAGACTTTGTTCCCCAAAAGTCTTTGTTCCCCCAAAAGACATGTTGAAGTCCGCATTTTTGAGGAAATGCGGGttgtttggagatagggcctggaAAGAGGTGAGTACGttgaaatgaggtcattagggtgggccctgatccaatatgactagtgtcccTAAAGAAGAGATCAGGATACAGATACACAAAGGAAAGACCATAtaaggacacagtaagaaggtggccatctacaagccaagacaGACCTCAATagaaaccatcctggctgacatctcagtcttggatttccagcctccagaactgtaagaaaattaatttcttttgttcAAGCCGCCCATCTGCGGTATGTTGCTATAGCATGCCCAGCAAACCAATACGCAAGGTCATGTACTACAAAGTGTTTTTGACCATAGGCCCGTCTGACCCCAGTGTCTGGGGGTTTCACTTCAGGCTCCCCAGCATCCCTTGCAGAGGCTAAAACAACTCAGGACACTGAGATTTTGCAGTCTAGAGTGACAGGAAAACTCAGCTTATAGGACAACAGGTCTGAACTGGGGCAGTGAGTGTGTGTGCTCTTTtataaatatctgcagagacactcacacacatacagctCTAGAAAAATCTACCCCGAGGTATTCGCAGTAGTTGTCTTTGTGTGGGTGGGATTATGAgtgttttcttactttcttcttgTTGCTTCTCTGTAGCCTGTGATTTTTCTGTAGTGAATGTGTATTCCTCTtatggcagaaaaataaaacacaaaacagcaAAAACAGTGGCTTTGGTAAGTGGAATCCTGGAGGCGGGGAGGCCAGGGCATGAGGCAGACAGAGGTTCTGGCTGGAGATGGTGGGTTCTGGGCTAGGCCTTGGGTAGGAGATAGAGAGGTGGAGCcgggggaaggggagaaggagcaGGGCAGTGCTATGGCAGTGAAAGGCTTGGGGGCATTGGGGGGATGGCAGGGGTAGGGCTGCTGAATAAAgtacaggacacccagttaaatctgaatttcagataaacaattaaTACAAAATGTTTTTGGTATAAGTATATCCCATGCAATATCTGGGACACACTTGTGCTAAACAATGATTTGTTTttcatctgaaattcacattCAGCTGGACAGTCtggattgtttgtttatttttctaaatataacagCCCTGAGCGGAGGAAGAGTGGACAATGGTATAATCTGAGGCCCTGGGAGGAGCGGTCTCAGAGCTCAAAGGATGGGTTGAGAACAATGAAACCATGGTCCCTGAGGTCTTCAGTTCCAATTTCCAGAAATAGTTGAATGCCTGTGGCCAGACAGAGGCCCCCAGACTCTCCAGAGACTGCATCTGATGACCTGGGGCTAAGGAAGAAATGACCATCAGCACAGCCAGCTACATAAGCTGCAGGgctcagtgcaaaatgaaaatgtgtgttCCCATTTCAAAAAGCAGGGGAAGGTGCCACTAAAGCTACCACATACAaagccttttcctttcttccatggCATCTCAACTCGTCATGGTGTTTATTTGCTATATAATtcattacaaataaagaaaaagtaacattttaaattatgtgttaGTCTGGGTTATTCAGTGAAACAGAGCTAATAggagatagatagacagattgattgattgattgattttgatttactgcaaggaattggctcataaatatgaccccaaaagcacaggcaacaaaagcaaaaatagacaaaggagattgcatcaaactaaaaggcaaaagaaacaatcaacagagggAGGAGGCAACCTAAGgaacgggagaaaatatctgGAAACCATGCATCTGATGAGGGGTTTATCTCTGAAATAGACAAGAAACACAAACAAGTCAATAGCgacaaaacaaataaccccagtTAAAGAAAGGGCAAAGGCTGAAGttggtggctcacctgtaattccagttttgggtggctgaggtagggggattccttgagttcaggagttcaagaccagcctgggcaacatggcaagaccctatctctaaaacaaaaaaaaaattaaatgggcaaaggacctgaataggcatctttcaaaaagaaaacatacagacaGCCAACAGATACAGCTGATCCTTGAACTATACAGGTTTGAATTGCAAAGTTCCACTTATCTGTAGATTATTTGCAATCAAACACAGGTCGAAAATACAGCATTTGCAGGATATGAAACATGCATATACAGAGGGCAAActtgattttttgtatatgtgaGTTCCACAGGGCCAACTGAGGGACTTGAGTATGCTCAGATTTTGTAAATCCATGAGTCCTGGACTTAATCCCCTGTGTACACAGAGGGGTGagcatatgtgaaaaaaaaaaaatgccccacgtcactaatcatcaggaaaatgcaaatccaaactacAATGAGCCATGACCTCACACCTGTTACAATGGCTGTCAAAAACCAAAAGAGATAACAAgcattgggccgggcacagtggctcacacctgtaatcccagcactttgagaggccgaggtgggcagatcacgagctcaggagatcaagaccatcctggctaacacggtgaaaccccgtctctactaaaaatataaaaaattagccaggcgtggtggcgggcacctgtagtcccagctacttgggaagctaaggcaggagaatggtgtgaacccgggaggtggagcttgcagtgagccgagatcacaccactgcactccagcctgggtgacagagcgagactccgtctcaaaaaaagaaaaaagaaaaaaccaatgTTGGCCAGAATATGGAGAAAAGATAAACCTTgcaacactgttggtgggaatgaaaattggTGTAAATTGGTGTAAACTGGTGTAGCCAATATTGAAAactgtatggaggttcctcaaaatattaaaaatagactaccatataatccagcaattccacttccaggTATACATCCAAAGGGAATGAAATCAGTGTGCCAAAAACAGCTCTGCACTCCcaggttcactgcagcactgttcacattaGCCAAGATACAGAACCAGCCTAAGTGAACATCActgaataaatagataaagaaaatgtgatacatatatgtaacggaatattattcagccataaaaaagaatgaaatcctgtcatttctgacaacatggatgaacctagaagacatcatgttaagtgaattaagccagacacaggaagacaaatactgcacAACCTTGCTtacatgtagaatctaaaaaagttgaactcatcgAAGCAGAGGGTAGAAGAGTAGTTACCAGGGGCTGAGGGTGGTGGAGAAATTGGTAGATGTTTGCTTGTCCCTGGGCTAGACACTGTACAGGCAGCAGTGGATGCTCGCCACCACAGTGCACCGGTACTCAGGGAGGCCATGGCCAGGGCTGGGCAGAGGAAGATACCAGAGAGACGTAGCTGTGTATGCAAAGGCCAAGAAACTGCAAAACACATCATTCAGTCAGATATGTAATGcaggtgtgtgcctgtgtgtgatgtgtgtgttatctgtgttcatgtgttcatgTGTATAATGTGCACATGTCTGCACATGTGTATGTGCTtttgtgcatgtgcatatgtgatgatgcatgtgtgtctgcatgtgtgttcgtgtgtgGGGATGTGTCATGTCTAACGTGTACATgtctgtgcacgtgtgtgtgagaATGTATGGGGGTATACCACACAACGTCATCACTCTCTACAGCCTTGCTGAGTCCCTGATGCCCAGCAGGCCTGTCCCTGTCCCCACTGCCATCCTAACAGAGCAGACAGGATagctggagaaaaagaaatcaacaacaCAGAAAGCCTGAGAGGTGGGAAACCCAAGGAGGGAGGTCAGggagagcttcctggaggagctgTATCATGAAGAAGAATTGGGGGAAAACCTCCGGAATGGAAGAAATGTCATGTATGGTGCCTTGGCAGTGAGGGCCATCCTGGCAGGTGTGGGCAATGGCAGTGAAGTCCACGAGaccagggagggagagggcatGGACAAAAGGTGACGCTGGAAGGCACTGTATGGAGTTGACCCTTTACCTTGAAGGCCCAGGGGAGAGATAGGAAAGCGCCATACACATAAgcagagggggaaggaggagggtatCTGTGCTGAGGGGCTGCTGCTACATCATGATGGCCTAATCACCTGAAGGAAGATGGTGGGTTCCAGCTCTATCTGGGCCACAGCACTGTGTTCTCTGGCCTGGGCTTCCTCCTCCACTTTTTGGAACTACTGGGCCCAATCATGATGCTCTGGGCAGAGCTCAGGGCTGCCAAACACAGCAGTGAGAGCAACACCAGGCTCCAGCTCCATGTGCACAGCAGTGAGGGCAGCACCAGGCTCCAGCTCCATGTGCACAGCAGTGAGGGCAGCACCAGGCTCCAGCTCCATGTGCACAGCAGTGAGGGCAGCACCAGGCTCCAGCTCCATGTGCATAGCAGTGAGGGCAGCACCAGGCTCCAGCTCTATGTGCACAGCAGTGAGGGCAGTGCCAGGCTCCGACTCCATGTGCAC encodes:
- the DIO3 gene encoding thyroxine 5-deiodinase, with translation MPRQAASRLVVGEGEGSQGASGPAATMLRSLLLHSLRLCAQTASCLVLFPRFLGTAFMLWLLDFLCIRKHFLGRRRRGQPEPEVELNSEGEEVPPDDPPICVSDDNRLCTLASLKAVWHGQKLDFFKQAHEGGPAPNSEVVLPDGFQSQHILDYAQGNRPLVLNFGSCTUPPFMARMSAFQRLVTKYQRDVDFLIIYIEEAHPSDGWVTTDSPYIIPQHRSLEDRVSAARVLQQGAPGCALVLDTMANSSSSAYGAYFERLYVIQSGTIMYQGGRGPDGYQVSELRTWLERYDEQLHGARPRRV